One genomic window of Quercus lobata isolate SW786 chromosome 9, ValleyOak3.0 Primary Assembly, whole genome shotgun sequence includes the following:
- the LOC115962292 gene encoding N-glycosylase/DNA lyase OGG1, with amino-acid sequence MLSLSFRLTSLPIMKRHRPKPTPIPIPIPPPTPPLFTTKPRSQTHHNPTKKLKSKWVPLNLTQSELSLPLTFPTGQTFRWKQTGPLQYTGVVDSHLVSLTHLQNGDVSYCLHHTTTSETSARSALLDFLNVGISLSEIWEVFSASDPRFAELACHLGGARVLRQDPLECLIQFLCSSNNNIKRITKMVDFVSSLGTFLGTLEGLQFHQFPSLDQLASVSEDQLRQAGFGYRAKYITGTVSALQSKPGGGEEWLASLRNMDLQEVIDALSTLPGVGPKVAACIALFSLDQHHAIPVDTHVWQIATRDLLPELAGVRLTPKLCSRVSEAFVSKYGKYAGWAQTLLFIAELPSQKALLPAHFWSTKEKKSTKTKNG; translated from the exons ATGCTCTCATTGTCGTTCAGATTGACTTCCCTCCCAATCATGAAAAGACACAGACCCAAACCCACCCCAATCCCAATCCCAATCCCACCACCAACACCGCCACTCTTCACCACCAAACCCCGCTcacaaacccaccacaaccccaccaaaaaactcaaatccaaaTGGGTCCCTCTCAATCTGACCCAATCAGAGCTCTCTCTCCCCCTCACTTTCCCAACCGGCCAAACCTTCCGCTGGAAACAAACCGGTCCTCTTCAGTACACTGGCGTCGTTGACTCCCACCTTGTCTCTCTAACCCACCTCCAAAACGGCGACGTTTCTTACTGCCTGCACCACACTACAACTTCAGAGACCAGTGCCAGGTCAGCCCTGCTTGATTTTCTCAACGTGGGTATTTCTCTCAGTGAAATCTGGGAGGTTTTCTCGGCCTCGGACCCCAGGTTTGCTGAGCTGGCGTGCCACTTGGGTGGTGCACGTGTGCTCAGGCAAGACCCACTTGAGTGTTTGATTCAGTTCTTGTGTTCTTCCAATAATAACATTAAGAGAATTACTAAAATGGTGGACTTTGTTTCGTCTTTGGGGACTTTTTTGGGGACTCTGGAAGGTTTACAGTTTCACCAGTTCCCGAGTTTGGACCAGTTGGCTTCAGTTTCCGAGGATCAGCTTAGACAGGCCGGTTTTGGTTACAG GGCCAAATACATTACTGGCACTGTAAGTGCTTTGCAATCAAAACCTGGTGGAGGTGAAGAATGGCTTGCTTCTCTTCGTAATATGGATCTTCAAGAGGTTATTGATGCTCTCTCTACTCTACCTGGAGTTGGTCCTAAGGTGGCAGCATGCATTGCTCTCTTCTCTCTTGATCAACACCATGCCATTCCTGTTGACACACACGTGTGGCAG ATTGCTACAAGGGACCTATTACCAGAGCTTGCAGGTGTCCGACTGACACCTAAACTCTGCAGCCGTGTGTCAGAGGCATTTGTGAGCAAATATGGCAAATATGCTGGTTGGGCTCAAACTCTGCTTTTCATTGCTGAATTACCTTCTCAAAAGGCCCTCCTACCAGCACATTTTTGGAGtaccaaagaaaagaaatctaCAAAGACTAAGAATGGCTAA